A single region of the Montipora capricornis isolate CH-2021 chromosome 13, ASM3666992v2, whole genome shotgun sequence genome encodes:
- the LOC138030581 gene encoding NLR family CARD domain-containing protein 3-like: MSKEQGQKPVKDVLRDVVLEVYQGKKKKRERSDPDQAAAGTSTSNDQEQDAFGPVADFIDVIRQLYKDREGWLSPFPWCEEFGFHLDNIFTRLKMVSRKKERGVKTDSIVNMLEIFKPHEEHSQPKRVLIEGQPGMGKTTYCNKVAYDWAKNCKAEDSFPDFQVLLLLKCRDITSDLWETIDDQLLPKDIKEEEREKLFTFVRDHQSKVLLVLDGLDELPSDYLPFYKEIIEGRMLPNCYLVVTARYKDGIKVRKCCDTLLEVEGFTKDAAEGFISRYFKTNEHLAKKLLDKLGTDASLSGLTANPLNTALLCLLCEDFQGDLPKGRTLLYHEIVQCVLRRYRKKKELPKTDEDLTQLYHAELKHLGSIAWNGLLNDEMYFDDSAFRNGTSNLIPELGFLSAQAGRSKRRPSCCYGFLHKSFQEFFAALYLSCQLVDEESYPDGLLADTRYFKEFHQVLLFTCGMLAQRSEAKAMALMASIASQINQLIEGTKSDNYLCTALNCIKESENEQGTFGKELARSLGSLLEIQRISGPHGIRGSGTAILAHAMAANSTVTELTLKYNGIGDSGAAAMAEAVEINSTLTTLLLAHNRIGESGAAALAKAVEMNSTLTELDLSYNGIGASGAAALVKAVEISSTLTELHLSDNGIGDSGAAALAKAVEINSTLTKLYLLSNKIGDSGAAALAKAVEINSTLTNLILSENGISDSGAATLAKAVEINSTLTTLLLAHNRIGDSGAVALAKAVEINSTLTKAHLSDCTIGDSGAAALAKAMEINLTLTKLHLSGNEIGDSGAAVLAKAVEINSTLTQLYLSRNEIGHAGAAALAKAVEINSTLADWDLHSNEIGDSGAAALAKAVQINSMLTKLCLIFNRIGDSGAGALSKAIEVTEPFGLVERILY; encoded by the coding sequence ATGCTTTTGGGCCAGTGGCTGACTTTATCGACGTTATTCGACAACTCTACAAAGATCGTGAAGGATGGCTTTCACCATTCCCGTGGTGCGAAGAGTTTGGATTCCATCTTGACAACATTTTTACCCGGCTTAAAATGGTCAGCAGGAAAAAAGAACGAGGGGTAAAGACTGACTCCATTGTGAACATGTTGGAAATCTTCAAACCACACGAGGAACATTCACAACCCAAAAGAGTTTTGATTGAAGGACAACCAGGCATGGGAAAGACAACCTATTGTAACAAGGTTGCTTACGACTGGGCCAAGAACTGTAAAGCTGAAGATTCGTTTCCTGATTTCCaagtgttgctgttgttgaaatGTAGAGACATCACCTCTGACTTATGGGAGACTATTGATGACCAGCTTTTACCGAAAGACATaaaggaagaagaaagagagaagttATTTACCTTCGTTCGGGACCATCAGTCAAAGGTTTTGCTGGTACTTGATGGATTGGATGAGTTGCCAAGCGATTATTTACCCTTCTATAAAGAAATCATTGAAGGGAGAATGCTTCCAAACTGTTACTTAGTGGTTACAGCTCGCTACAAAGATGGGATAAAAGTACGGAAATGCTGTGACACCCTGCTAGAGGTCGAAGGATTTACCAAAGACGCTGCTGAAGGTTTTATCTCCAGATATTTTAAAACCAATGAGCATCTGGCGAAAAAGCTCTTGGACAAGCTGGGCACAGACGCAAGCCTTAGCGGACTCACTGCAAATCCATTAAATACAGCACTTCTTTGCCTCCTTTGCGAAGACTTCCAAGGAGACTTGCCGAAAGGTAGAACTCTGCTTTACCACGAAATAGTGCAGTGTGTGCTGAGAAGGTataggaaaaagaaagaactaCCAAAAACAGACGAAGACCTAACACAATTATACCACGCTGAATTAAAGCATCTTGGTTCTATAGCATGGAATGGCTTGCTCAATGATGAGATGTATTTCGACGACAGTGCATTCCGAAATGGTACCAGCAACTTAATACCTGAATTGGGATTTCTGTCGGCTCAGGCTGGACGCAGCAAACGAAGACCGAGCTGCTGCTATGGGTTTCTCCACAAGAGCTTTCAGGAGTTCTTTGCTGCACTTTACCTCAGTTGCCAGCTTGTCGACGAGGAAAGTTATCCTGATGGCTTACTTGCTGACACAAGATATTTTAAGGAGTTTCACCAGGTGCTCTTGTTTACCTGTGGTATGTTGGCTCAACGGTCCGAGGCAAAAGCCATGGCACTTATGGCAAGTATAGCAAGTCAAATCAACCAATTAATTGAAGGGACAAAAAGTGATAACTATCTATGCACTGCATTGAATTGTATTAAGGAGAGTGAAAACGAACAGGGTACCTTTGGAAAAGAATTGGCGCGTTCTCTTGGTTCGCTTCTTGAAATTCAGCGTATTTCGGGGCCACACGGGATACGTGGCAGTGGCACTGCTATACTGGCTCACGCAATGGCAGCAAACTCAACGGTGACAGAGTTGACTTTGAAATACAATGGAATCGgcgactcaggtgctgctgcaatggctgaagcagtggaaatcaattcaacgctgacaacctTGCTTTTGGCTCACAATCGAATCGGTGAGTCAGGTGCTGCTGctctggctaaagcagtggaaatgaattcaacgctgacagagttggATTTGTCTTACAATGGAATCGGTGcatcaggtgctgctgcactggttaaagcagtggaaatcagttcaacgctgacagagttgCATTTGTCTGAcaatggaatcggtgactcaggtgctgctgcattggctaaagcagtggaaatcaattcaacgctgacaaagttGTATTTGCTTAGCAATAagatcggtgactcaggtgctgctgcactggctaaagcagtggaaatcaattcaacgctgacaaattTGATTTTGTCTGAGAATGGAAtcagtgactcaggtgctgctactctggctaaagcagtggaaatcaattcaacgctgacaacctTGCTTTTGGCTCACAAtcgaatcggtgactcaggtgctgttgcactggctaaagcagtggaaatcaattcaacgctgacaaaggCGCATTTGTCTGACTGTacaatcggtgactcaggtgctgctgcactggctaaagcaatggaaatcAATTTAACGCTGACAAAGTTGCATTTGTCTGGcaatgaaatcggtgactcgggtgctgctgttctggctaaagcagtggaaatcaattcgaCGCTGACGCAGTTGTATTTGTCTCGCAATGAAATCGGTCAcgcaggtgctgctgcactggctaaagcagtggagaTCAATTCAACGCTGGCAGATTGGGATTTGCATTCcaatgaaatcggtgactccggagctgctgcactggctaaagcagtgcaAATCAATTCAATGCTGACCAAGTTGTGTTTGATTTTCAAtagaatcggtgactcaggtgctggtGCACTGTCTAAAGCAATCGAAGTGACAGAGCCCTTTGGCCTAGTTGAACGTATTTTATACTAA